Proteins encoded in a region of the Planococcus citri chromosome 1, ihPlaCitr1.1, whole genome shotgun sequence genome:
- the LOC135833225 gene encoding RCC1 and BTB domain-containing protein 1-like, with protein MALTEEGIVYNWGRNYLGQLGTKTTENIVGPSIVGNLFNRKVIEIACSSSYNVVLCDNHQIYEWGKRSRNDSRPHPNVESLVEGKLKGKEVISVACSLDASFALTSNGCVYSWGANWCGILGRNHSENGNVDNNDPSEVQNLTGVFIKKIVTGRDHVLVLSHDGMVYSWGSNECGHLGHGILDDGYFTSIPKDVKFLRDDGRISTKKVIDIAAVPVCSTSVAMDENCQIFMWGDCKGMCEM; from the exons ATGGCTCTTACGGAAGAAGGAATTGTTTACAATTGGGGCCGTAATTATTTAGGTCAATTGGGTACCAAGACCACTGAAAACATTGTTGGTCCTTCGattgttggaaatttattcaatagGAAAGTTATCGAGATTGCCTGTAGTTCTTCCTATAATGTCGTACTGTGTGATAACCATCAA atttaCGAATGGGGTAAGCGATCAAGAAATGACAGTCGGCCGCATCCGAATGTAGAATCATTGGTGGAaggaaaattgaaaggaaaagaGGTCATTTCGGTAGCCTGTTCATTGGACGCTTCATTTGCTTTAACAAGCAATGGCTGT GTCTATTCTTGGGGCGCAAACTGGTGTGGAATATTGGGGAGAAACCACAGTGAAAACGGCAACGTGGACAATAACGATCCTTCAGAAGTACAAAATTTAACCGGAGttttcatcaagaaaattgTTACGGGACGTGATCATGTTCTAGTTTTGAGTCACGATGGTATGGTCTATTCATGGGGAAGCAATGAATGTGGGCACTTGGGTCATGGTATACTAGATGATGGGTATTTTACTAGCATTCCTAaagatgtgaaatttttgagagaTGATGGTAGAATTAG TACCAAAAAAGTGATCGACATCGCCGCAGTTCCCGTGTGTTCTACGTCAGTTGCGATGGATGAGAATTGCCAAATATTCATGTGGGGTGATTGTAAAGGCATGTGTGAGATGTGA
- the LOC135833226 gene encoding RCC1 and BTB domain-containing protein 1-like — protein MTSDLTILVEGKEIKVHKAVLRIRSNYFRSLLTERWKENEEKTLEIKESTYVAYKALVEYFYTNTLNVPFCSAFELLDLARVHCEEELQEMCEKVIKNNINVDNVSSSYATSKMLRFEDLKTFCMGFIKNNFSSVVVAEDFGQLNLTTVQEILKEARIS, from the exons ATGACGTCTGATCTCACTATTTTAGTCGAAGGAAAAGAAATCAAAGTACATAAGGCTGTGTTACGGATTCGTAGTAATTATTTCAGAAGCTTGTTGACAGAAAGATGGAAAGAAAACGAAGAAAA GACTTTGGAAATTAAAGAAAGCACCTACGTTGCTTACAAAGCGTtggttgaatatttttacacTAACACTTTAAATGTGCCATTTTGTTCAgcctttg aATTGCTCGACTTGGCTCGAGTGCATTGCGAAGAAGAATTGCAAGAGATGTGTGagaaagttataaaaaataacatcaatGTTGATAACGTATCCTCGTCGTATGCGACTTCAAAAATGTTGCGATTCGAA GATTTAAAAACTTTCTGTATGGGATTCataaagaataatttttcaagcgtTGTTGTGGCTGAAGATTTCGGTCAATTAAATCTGACAACGGTGCAAGAAATTCTAAAGGAAGCACGCATCTCGTAA